The following are encoded in a window of Paenibacillus polymyxa genomic DNA:
- a CDS encoding DUF438 domain-containing protein, with protein MSELINNREHTAQELTERQQTLKEIIKELHAGKSVEEVKARFAEAVGGVSVAEISAMEHALMTEEGIPVSEVQRLCSVHTSIFKGSIEDIHRPSGPEEQPGHPVHTFKLENREIERLVNFKLSLHADQFQKDDSPKIIYKLLEDLSLLLDLDKHYSRKENLVFPYLERYGIFGPTKVMWGVDDSIRAAIKEAKSLLTEYNGDREQIGKALAHIMSEVNEMIFKEENILLPMALSKLTEDEWLKIARESEEIGFCLTAPEREWIPERAEEPAEALEQTEGTSGTPQGFVRFETGIISVQQLELLLNHLPVDLTFIDENDVVRYFSHGKERIFARTKAVIGRTVQNCHPPQSVHVVEKLLEDFKAGRKDVEDFWIPIKDKFVYIRYFAIRDAEGRYLGTLEFTQNIAPIRALEGQKRILSE; from the coding sequence ATGAGCGAGCTAATTAACAACCGTGAACATACAGCACAGGAATTAACGGAACGCCAACAAACGCTAAAGGAAATTATAAAAGAATTACATGCCGGGAAAAGCGTGGAGGAAGTCAAAGCACGTTTCGCAGAGGCTGTTGGCGGAGTAAGCGTAGCGGAAATTTCAGCTATGGAGCATGCATTGATGACCGAGGAGGGGATTCCCGTATCGGAAGTGCAGCGTCTTTGTTCCGTGCATACATCGATATTCAAGGGTTCCATTGAGGATATTCACCGTCCTTCAGGACCAGAGGAACAACCGGGACATCCCGTTCATACCTTCAAGCTGGAAAATCGGGAGATCGAACGATTGGTCAACTTCAAGTTGTCATTGCACGCGGACCAATTTCAAAAGGACGACAGCCCCAAAATCATCTACAAGTTACTGGAAGATTTAAGTCTGCTGCTCGATCTCGACAAGCACTATAGCCGCAAAGAAAATCTGGTCTTTCCTTATCTAGAACGCTATGGAATTTTTGGCCCAACCAAAGTTATGTGGGGTGTGGACGACAGCATTCGTGCCGCTATTAAGGAGGCAAAGAGTCTGCTCACCGAATATAACGGAGATCGTGAACAGATTGGGAAGGCACTTGCCCATATCATGAGCGAAGTGAATGAAATGATATTCAAGGAAGAGAATATTTTGCTGCCGATGGCACTCAGTAAGCTGACAGAGGATGAGTGGCTGAAAATAGCGCGGGAAAGCGAAGAAATCGGGTTCTGCCTGACCGCTCCCGAACGTGAATGGATACCTGAACGGGCAGAGGAACCGGCAGAAGCCCTTGAGCAAACGGAAGGCACATCTGGAACACCGCAGGGCTTCGTGCGATTCGAGACGGGGATTATATCTGTACAACAATTGGAACTACTGTTGAATCATCTACCCGTTGACCTGACTTTTATTGATGAAAATGATGTTGTTCGCTATTTTTCCCATGGTAAGGAACGAATCTTCGCGCGCACGAAAGCCGTCATTGGTCGTACCGTACAGAATTGCCACCCACCCCAAAGCGTGCATGTCGTTGAGAAGCTGCTGGAAGATTTTAAGGCAGGTCGCAAGGATGTTGAAGATTTTTGGATTCCAATCAAGGACAAATTTGTCTACATCCGTTATTTTGCCATCCGTGATGCAGAGGGCCGCTATCTGGGAACGTTGGAATTTACGCAAAATATCGCACCAATTCGTGCTTTGGAAGGACAAAAGCGTATTCTATCCGAATAG
- a CDS encoding DUF1858 domain-containing protein, with amino-acid sequence MDKILHWDEPIFNLVNRYPEVKDIMVELGFHDIAKPGMLQTAGRFMTLSKGIAMKKVAMETVESTFLQHGFTIQK; translated from the coding sequence ATGGATAAGATACTGCACTGGGATGAGCCGATATTTAACCTTGTTAACCGTTACCCCGAAGTGAAGGACATTATGGTAGAGCTGGGTTTTCACGATATCGCCAAGCCTGGCATGTTACAGACCGCAGGTCGTTTTATGACACTGTCCAAAGGTATTGCAATGAAAAAAGTAGCTATGGAAACCGTGGAAAGCACGTTTTTGCAACATGGTTTTACCATTCAAAAATAA
- a CDS encoding GntR family transcriptional regulator — MNIPVQIDENSAEPLYAQIEKQLRSLIVTGQIAAGTLLPSIREFAGTLRCSVITVRRVYQDLENEGLLRTRQGTGTFVALVEDDKRSGYRLKAVTEALETAIDTGIAVQMTEQELLVLFAEMVKRRYEVQVKE; from the coding sequence GTGAATATACCAGTGCAAATTGATGAGAATAGCGCGGAACCGCTGTATGCACAAATTGAAAAGCAACTTCGTTCACTCATCGTAACCGGACAGATTGCAGCGGGAACGCTGCTTCCCTCCATTCGGGAGTTTGCAGGGACGCTCCGCTGCAGCGTCATCACCGTCCGGCGGGTCTATCAGGATTTGGAGAACGAGGGCTTGCTTCGTACCCGGCAGGGGACGGGCACCTTCGTAGCTCTGGTCGAGGACGATAAGCGCTCAGGTTACCGCCTTAAAGCAGTGACCGAGGCGTTGGAAACCGCGATTGACACAGGCATTGCTGTGCAGATGACAGAACAGGAATTGTTAGTGCTTTTCGCAGAAATGGTGAAGAGAAGGTATGAAGTCCAAGTGAAGGAGTGA
- a CDS encoding ABC transporter ATP-binding protein, with protein sequence MGIQIKTPIIEMSQVYKTRGNREIGPINLTIEPGYVVALAGHNGSGKSTLIHLLTQLIHPDSGEIRWFGQAYPDGMPADTRQWVGYMSEQPSREEDRITAEEAAAFRALWYPGWDETRFQRLMERFQVPQHTKLSRMSKGERRKFELAAALAPHPRLLLLDEPSSGLDPFAWKIMLEELRDCMENGKTTVIIATHIIDEIKRLADYIVLMHDGKLLGKLEKDHLLENSKEMWFEGTPEEASELPGVVETESEGGLQRIVTLAAGETSAILEQAGIRPIRVRRLELDDILIHWSAGQLSEDAEIYTQKKGAE encoded by the coding sequence ATGGGGATACAGATAAAAACACCCATTATTGAGATGAGCCAAGTCTATAAAACCCGAGGTAACCGGGAAATTGGACCGATTAATCTAACCATTGAACCGGGATATGTAGTCGCTTTGGCTGGACATAACGGATCGGGCAAAAGTACATTGATTCATCTGCTGACTCAGCTTATCCACCCGGATTCCGGTGAAATCCGTTGGTTCGGTCAAGCGTATCCAGACGGCATGCCGGCAGATACACGACAATGGGTTGGGTATATGTCAGAGCAGCCAAGCCGGGAGGAAGATCGAATCACGGCAGAAGAAGCAGCGGCTTTTCGAGCCTTGTGGTATCCCGGCTGGGATGAAACACGTTTTCAGCGTCTGATGGAACGATTTCAGGTCCCTCAGCATACGAAATTATCGCGCATGTCCAAGGGAGAGCGTCGTAAGTTTGAACTGGCTGCAGCCTTGGCACCTCACCCTCGTTTGTTGCTGCTGGATGAGCCTTCGTCGGGTTTAGACCCTTTTGCCTGGAAAATCATGCTGGAGGAACTGCGGGATTGTATGGAGAACGGCAAAACGACGGTCATTATTGCTACTCATATTATAGACGAGATCAAGCGTTTGGCGGATTATATTGTCCTGATGCATGATGGCAAGCTGCTCGGCAAGCTGGAAAAAGACCATTTGCTCGAAAATAGCAAAGAAATGTGGTTTGAAGGCACGCCAGAGGAGGCATCGGAGCTTCCGGGAGTGGTAGAGACGGAGAGCGAAGGCGGATTGCAGCGAATTGTAACGTTGGCAGCCGGAGAGACCAGCGCCATATTGGAACAAGCGGGCATTCGCCCTATCCGTGTGCGGCGTTTGGAGCTGGATGATATTTTAATACATTGGTCTGCTGGACAATTATCAGAAGATGCGGAGATATACACGCAGAAAAAAGGAGCGGAGTAA
- a CDS encoding ABC transporter ATP-binding protein produces MSMLQLKEVVKQYGNHTAVNGISLNVNGGEIYGLLGGNGAGKTTTMRMVLGLIYPDGGSIQYEGKPYSKELQRTMGYLPEERGLYPKVKVSEQINYLGRLRGMSAKEADKSLRYWLERFGVPEYYDKRIEELSKGNQQKMGFIAAVVHRPTLLILDEAFSGLDPVNVELLKDTVKELRDDGAAILFSTHRMEHVEELCRHITILHRSNTVVQGSVQEIKGRYPREKVRLITTGEVNGLEQLPGVRRAEPMDRGWMLHIEQPDAAKLILQTALEQTDVEHFEIKEPTLNEIFIREVGDSHE; encoded by the coding sequence ATGAGCATGCTGCAATTGAAAGAGGTCGTGAAGCAATATGGGAACCACACGGCGGTGAACGGAATTTCGCTGAATGTGAACGGCGGGGAGATTTACGGACTACTGGGAGGCAATGGAGCAGGAAAAACGACAACGATGCGCATGGTGCTCGGTCTGATTTACCCTGATGGGGGAAGCATTCAATATGAGGGAAAGCCCTACAGCAAGGAGCTTCAGCGGACGATGGGCTATTTGCCTGAGGAGCGTGGACTATACCCCAAGGTGAAGGTGAGCGAGCAAATTAACTATTTGGGCAGGCTGCGCGGCATGTCGGCCAAGGAGGCGGACAAAAGTCTACGCTACTGGCTGGAACGCTTTGGAGTGCCGGAATACTACGACAAGCGGATTGAGGAGCTATCCAAGGGGAATCAGCAGAAAATGGGCTTTATTGCCGCTGTTGTGCATCGCCCAACGCTGCTTATCTTGGATGAGGCCTTCAGTGGGCTTGATCCAGTGAACGTTGAATTGCTTAAGGATACGGTGAAAGAGCTGCGGGACGATGGGGCTGCGATTTTATTCTCGACCCACCGCATGGAGCATGTGGAGGAACTGTGCCGCCATATTACGATCTTGCATCGCTCAAATACAGTTGTGCAGGGAAGTGTGCAGGAGATTAAGGGCCGTTACCCACGTGAAAAAGTTCGTCTCATTACTACAGGTGAAGTGAATGGACTGGAGCAGCTGCCCGGCGTGCGCCGTGCAGAGCCTATGGATCGCGGCTGGATGCTGCATATTGAGCAGCCGGATGCGGCGAAGCTGATTTTACAAACGGCGTTGGAGCAAACGGATGTAGAGCATTTTGAGATCAAGGAACCTACGCTGAACGAGATTTTCATAAGAGAGGTGGGGGATTCCCATGAATAG
- a CDS encoding ABC transporter permease has product MNRLGTVIGFTFRQKARTKSFIITTLVLALLITIGMNLPYLISLFKGDGAGGSGTTAAEHHRLGLIAGSRIEVANQLEQFTKEQSNPAAIWVRYDSVQTPAMQQALKNGELQGYVQFTEPAAKGDAFPKVEYVSVEKEPSPAVITLLQTGLQEAKVKAIMGGNALTSDQIREISTPVLVDSREVDGPSEAGGAVGTEKKETSMINYGLVYVLMILFFTSSMMTGNMIAAEVTSEKSSRIMEILITSVSPLTQMFGKIIGIFLVGLLQIAVFAAVVCANLMLPHNNVILSSAGLDLSQLNIAVLGYGLVFYILGYFLYAVLFAAVGSIVSRTEELGQAIMPITVLSLAAFYIGIFNIAAPDTIFVKVAGYIPFFSPTVMLLRIGLERASLLEIWLSLGILVVSILLFGWLAAKIYRTGVLMYGKRPSFKELRKAMKAYKI; this is encoded by the coding sequence ATGAATAGACTGGGTACGGTGATCGGTTTTACGTTTCGTCAGAAGGCGAGAACCAAATCTTTTATCATTACAACGCTGGTACTGGCCTTGCTCATTACGATTGGTATGAATCTGCCGTATTTGATTTCTTTGTTTAAAGGAGATGGGGCAGGAGGTTCGGGCACAACGGCAGCCGAGCATCATCGCTTGGGACTGATTGCTGGGAGCCGGATAGAAGTGGCAAATCAGCTGGAGCAATTCACCAAGGAGCAATCCAACCCGGCAGCCATCTGGGTGCGTTATGACAGCGTACAAACGCCGGCCATGCAGCAAGCCTTGAAAAACGGGGAGCTGCAAGGTTACGTGCAGTTCACGGAGCCTGCCGCCAAGGGAGACGCGTTTCCTAAAGTGGAGTACGTCTCTGTAGAAAAAGAGCCATCTCCTGCTGTAATTACATTGTTGCAGACGGGACTTCAGGAAGCTAAAGTCAAAGCCATTATGGGCGGCAATGCATTGACCAGCGATCAAATTCGTGAAATTAGCACACCTGTATTGGTGGATAGCAGGGAAGTAGACGGTCCGTCTGAGGCAGGGGGAGCCGTGGGGACAGAGAAAAAAGAGACCTCTATGATTAACTATGGTTTGGTCTATGTACTGATGATTTTATTCTTCACCTCCTCCATGATGACGGGGAATATGATTGCTGCAGAGGTGACATCGGAAAAAAGCTCACGTATCATGGAGATTCTCATCACAAGCGTCTCACCGTTGACCCAGATGTTCGGAAAAATTATCGGCATTTTCCTGGTCGGCCTGCTGCAAATTGCTGTCTTTGCAGCCGTTGTATGTGCCAACCTTATGCTGCCGCATAATAATGTCATCCTTAGCTCAGCCGGGCTGGATCTGTCGCAACTGAATATCGCGGTATTGGGCTATGGTCTGGTATTTTACATCCTCGGATACTTTCTGTACGCAGTATTGTTTGCTGCGGTGGGCTCTATCGTTAGCCGTACCGAGGAGTTGGGACAGGCGATCATGCCGATTACCGTGCTGTCACTGGCAGCCTTTTATATCGGTATCTTCAATATCGCCGCACCGGATACGATTTTCGTAAAGGTGGCCGGGTATATCCCATTTTTCTCGCCGACTGTCATGCTGTTGCGGATTGGTCTGGAGCGGGCGAGCCTGCTGGAAATTTGGCTGTCACTTGGTATACTGGTCGTCTCCATTTTGTTGTTCGGTTGGCTGGCCGCCAAGATCTACCGTACGGGCGTCTTAATGTATGGCAAACGTCCTTCATTCAAAGAGTTAAGAAAAGCTATGAAGGCTTACAAGATTTAA
- a CDS encoding pentapeptide repeat-containing protein, which translates to MNREEVFRHFKNEIYEPLKHRMLFALEVYFQNHKHALAKAFCNSLEQIFEKVKLMQQEGNKQALGYISYSMLRTELANGRATYLVEAMDKRWFMDLHTCRDTYNADWAFHYLHEWETELSKHAKKYGGRIGLDDIERMKLRAAIHIHQYIIALARFSITEAWLDEIQFAHEIQLEDVFEMRVGEYWDQSEVVFKRDVRVKDSNVIKDWLEEKKPYDYIHEVFRKIDGSQGNYEGIRLQYTDLSESSFINSDFTGGNLIGSCWYKAYLQEADFSDCLIQEARFEKANLREASFRDAVAVPGIYQSERWERPGFQPVSFAGADLTGATFQGAYLQDADFTGAILQGADFIGAAIEGACFEGAVLDGTRFSLGVHPIARDLTSFG; encoded by the coding sequence GTGAATCGTGAAGAGGTTTTTCGACATTTTAAAAATGAGATCTATGAACCCCTAAAACATCGAATGTTATTCGCATTGGAAGTCTATTTCCAAAATCATAAGCATGCCTTGGCTAAGGCATTTTGCAATTCACTGGAGCAGATATTTGAGAAAGTCAAGTTGATGCAGCAAGAAGGTAATAAACAGGCCTTGGGATATATATCTTATTCCATGCTTCGTACCGAATTAGCAAACGGAAGGGCGACCTATTTAGTGGAGGCGATGGATAAAAGATGGTTTATGGATCTCCATACTTGTCGAGATACCTATAATGCAGATTGGGCATTTCACTACTTGCACGAGTGGGAGACGGAATTAAGTAAGCACGCTAAGAAATACGGTGGAAGAATCGGATTAGATGATATTGAAAGGATGAAATTGCGCGCGGCAATACATATTCATCAATATATCATTGCTCTGGCGCGTTTTAGTATCACAGAAGCGTGGCTGGATGAAATCCAGTTTGCTCATGAAATTCAGTTAGAAGATGTGTTTGAGATGAGGGTCGGGGAATATTGGGACCAAAGTGAAGTCGTTTTTAAACGGGATGTGCGTGTCAAAGATTCCAATGTGATTAAAGACTGGCTAGAGGAAAAAAAGCCCTATGACTACATACATGAAGTTTTCCGCAAGATCGACGGGTCTCAAGGAAATTATGAGGGAATACGTCTACAATATACTGATTTGAGTGAAAGTTCCTTTATAAATAGTGATTTTACGGGGGGCAATTTGATTGGTTCCTGTTGGTATAAAGCATATTTACAAGAGGCTGATTTTAGCGATTGTTTGATTCAAGAAGCTCGTTTTGAAAAAGCCAACTTAAGAGAAGCTTCTTTTCGAGATGCAGTAGCTGTACCTGGAATATACCAGTCTGAACGATGGGAAAGACCTGGTTTTCAACCCGTAAGTTTTGCAGGAGCAGATCTTACAGGAGCCACATTTCAGGGGGCTTACTTACAGGATGCAGATTTCACCGGGGCTATATTGCAGGGGGCCGACTTCATTGGTGCAGCTATAGAGGGTGCCTGTTTCGAAGGGGCGGTGCTGGATGGAACCCGATTTAGTTTAGGCGTGCATCCAATTGCCCGGGATCTAACTTCATTTGGATGA
- a CDS encoding phage baseplate assembly protein V yields MTLTNITYDRLQITPFELVSIQELRMTKRLNEHTRLSFTAILPEELQDSYVQLIEADSPVCVSQLDEAGTPTPLFNGTILHMEVKAVRDVYYLEVEAISHTYKLDIRKKDRSFQDKNMKVGELLRAVGGDYPGFDIIDSATGGAALGRIAVQYRETDWEFLKRIASRYHTSLTPASVFDVPKCYFGVEEIQSGLDLTNYHYTVSKRVADYRYFNGNDTAHVNEHDFIDYLVEAEQVLELGSTVTFKGKSLYVYKVDTHMQKGVLQHVYTLTSHKGLRHKEVFNEQLIGLSLPGKVIQVERDRTKLHLNIDAVQDPTKAHWFTYVSPYTAEGHSGWYVMPELGDTVLLYFPAHREEEGMASTSLRQKNQSVEQHALANPDIKLFRTAHGKEIKLTPDEIVITSKEGAVYIQLNEKNGIHIVSDKQIHFSAGGNISIHSGSKVKITAGDEIQMTSKGSTVSLGGMTNVLGSEVKTN; encoded by the coding sequence ATGACATTAACTAACATTACATATGATCGGTTGCAAATTACACCATTTGAATTGGTGAGTATCCAGGAATTGCGTATGACCAAGCGGTTGAATGAGCATACCCGGCTCTCTTTTACAGCTATTTTACCTGAAGAATTACAGGACAGTTATGTTCAATTGATCGAAGCCGATTCCCCGGTTTGTGTATCACAATTGGATGAGGCAGGAACGCCAACACCGCTATTTAACGGAACGATACTTCATATGGAAGTCAAAGCTGTCCGAGATGTGTATTACCTGGAGGTCGAGGCTATATCACACACGTATAAATTGGATATTCGCAAAAAAGACAGGTCTTTTCAGGATAAAAATATGAAGGTAGGGGAATTGCTGCGGGCTGTAGGTGGGGATTATCCCGGTTTTGACATTATTGATTCGGCTACAGGGGGAGCAGCTTTAGGTCGCATAGCGGTCCAATATCGTGAAACAGATTGGGAGTTCCTCAAGCGGATCGCTTCGCGTTATCATACTTCACTCACGCCTGCCTCGGTGTTTGATGTGCCTAAGTGTTATTTTGGTGTTGAGGAGATCCAGTCAGGACTTGATTTAACGAATTATCATTACACCGTCAGTAAACGAGTCGCGGATTATCGTTATTTTAACGGCAATGATACAGCACATGTAAACGAGCATGATTTTATTGATTATCTGGTTGAGGCCGAGCAAGTTTTGGAGTTAGGCAGCACCGTTACTTTTAAAGGTAAAAGCTTGTACGTGTACAAGGTAGATACTCACATGCAAAAGGGTGTGCTACAGCACGTGTATACCTTAACTTCTCACAAGGGGTTGAGGCACAAGGAAGTTTTTAACGAACAGCTTATTGGTCTGTCTTTACCAGGTAAAGTCATTCAGGTAGAGCGAGATCGTACCAAATTACATTTGAATATAGATGCCGTTCAAGACCCTACGAAAGCCCACTGGTTCACGTATGTTTCTCCTTATACTGCGGAAGGACATAGCGGATGGTACGTGATGCCTGAGTTGGGAGATACCGTGCTACTCTATTTCCCTGCCCATCGGGAAGAAGAAGGCATGGCAAGTACATCTTTGCGCCAAAAGAATCAGAGTGTAGAGCAGCATGCGCTTGCTAATCCCGACATCAAATTATTTCGTACCGCCCACGGTAAGGAAATCAAATTAACTCCCGATGAAATTGTAATCACCAGTAAGGAGGGAGCTGTGTATATACAGTTAAATGAAAAAAATGGTATTCATATTGTAAGCGACAAACAGATTCATTTCTCAGCAGGAGGAAATATCTCCATTCATTCCGGCAGTAAAGTGAAAATCACGGCAGGGGATGAAATTCAAATGACGAGCAAAGGCAGCACCGTATCGCTGGGCGGAATGACAAATGTTCTGGGCAGTGAAGTGAAGACGAACTAA
- a CDS encoding DUF4280 domain-containing protein translates to MANKSHSDKEPIQAGRGSKQGYVVAGAILSCSFGTQPTRLKRPFSHGVYVKEKAQMNVGDYLPGTHISNFGRCSCPANPAVKSSDMVDIYGVKKANCVPVITGPWIGGKSDVLVEGEPALLDQCSNACLYGGMIRITDDGQTLE, encoded by the coding sequence ATGGCAAATAAGTCTCATTCCGATAAGGAACCTATTCAAGCTGGACGGGGAAGTAAACAAGGATATGTTGTTGCTGGGGCGATCTTAAGCTGTAGCTTTGGTACGCAACCGACACGTCTCAAACGTCCGTTCAGTCACGGAGTATATGTAAAAGAGAAAGCGCAAATGAACGTTGGAGATTACTTGCCAGGAACCCATATCAGCAATTTCGGTCGTTGCTCCTGTCCAGCTAATCCAGCGGTCAAAAGCAGTGACATGGTGGATATCTACGGGGTGAAAAAAGCGAACTGTGTTCCGGTCATCACCGGACCCTGGATCGGCGGCAAAAGTGATGTGCTTGTGGAGGGAGAACCAGCCTTGCTGGATCAATGCTCGAATGCGTGCCTATACGGGGGAATGATTCGGATTACAGACGATGGCCAGACGCTGGAGTAA